The nucleotide window CGGAATCGCTGTCTCCATCCGGCAGGGACAGGGAGATAAAAAGGAAGCCTCACGGATATTCACGGCCGCGGTTTTTGGCACAGCGGTCCTCGGCATTCTGGCTCTGATTTTTGGAGTCTTAATGAGCGGTTCTCTGCTTCCGCTTCTGGGCGCTCGGACATTCTCCGAGCAGGACGCGGCGGGAGAATACGTCCGGATCCTGTTCATGGGTATGCCGTTCCTTCTGCTCTGCGGCGTGCTGAACGCCTTTATCCGAAATGACAGCCATCCCGGAGTCGCAATGGCGGGCACCCTGATCTCCATTTTCTCAAATTTAATCCTGCTGTGGCTGTTCATCGGCGGGATGAAACTTCCGGTCTCCTGTATCGCGGCGGCGTCTGTGATTTCCAATGGGCTTTGTGTCCTGTTCTATCTGGGATATTTTTTGAGCGGAAGATCTGTCCTGAGGTTCCGGATAGGCTTCCGGGCGGGCAATCTGAAAGAAATCGCACAGCCGGGTTTTGCGGGAAGCATGATTTTTCTGGCTCAGACGATTCTGACGGTCATCATCAACAACGTCCTGCTGGACGTGTCGGGGACATCGGGGATTGCGGCATACGGCGTGGTGAAATATGCGGTCACATTCATCTATGCGGTTTATGACAGCGTGAATCATGCGGCTCAGCCCATGTTCAGTGTCTACTATGGAGAACAGGACGTAAAAAGCATACGCCTGACGGCTAAAACCGCCGGCCGCGTCCTGGCCTGCGGAGCCGTGCTCCTCTGTCTTTTATTGTGTGCGGGGGCCCCGTATCTGTCCCTTCTGTTTTCCCTGAACGTTACGGCGGCAGTTCGGATGATCGGCCTGTCCTGTCTGTTTTCTTCAGCGGCGGCGTTCTTAAACAGCCTTTACCGGTCCACGGGGAAACCGGGTCTGTCCTTGATATTCACGGTGCTTGATAACCTTTTATTTCCGGCTCTGTTCATCTGGGTGCTGGTATATGGGGCCGGGCTTTCAGAAAATGGGGTCTGGGCCTCTCTTCTCCTATCGGAGGTGCTGACACTTCTGACGGCTGTCCTGGTGACGAAAGGCAGTCTGCTTCAGATACGGGCATCGGAAATCCCGGAGGATCGGATTTATCAGACACTGATCTTGAACGAAGAGGCCAATATCGTTGCACTCAATGAAGAAATTGAAGCGTTCTGCAATAAAAACGGGATAGACGGAAAAAAACAGTATTATATCCTGCTTTGCATCGAGGAAATTGCGGTCAATATCATCAAATATGGGTTCAAGGACGGCAAAAAACATTACATCGATATCCGGATCGCAGTTGGAGAGCAGGTGCTCTTAAATATCCGTGATGACGCCGTTCAGTTCGATCCGACGGCAAAAAAGGACGCGGATATCACGGCCGGCGCGGAATCAAGAGATATCGGAGGGCTGGGGATTTATCTGGTAAAGAAAGTGGCGAAGGAATTCAGCTATAAACGAGTCATCGGCTTTAATAATCTCCACATCGTACTGTAAAGGAGGGAACGAGGTTGAATGTTATTTTGGATTCACTCCGGGACAAAAAGAACTGGCTCCGGCTGGTCCTTTCCGCCGTGCTGTTTTTTGCGGTGGCCCTTCCCTTCCGGCAGCTGCTCTCTCTGATGCCCGGAATCACGGAAATACGGCCGGCAAATGTGATACCTCCGGTGCTGGGACTCATGTGGGGCCCTGCCGCGGCGTTCGGTACGGCGATCGGGAATCTGATCTCTGATATGATTTCCGGAAGCAATGCTTTTGTGTGTATTATGGGATTCCTGGCTAATTTTTTTTATGCTTATCTGCCTTATAAGCTGTGGTATTCTTTTCGGGTCGATGAAAAAGACCTCTACCCGACACTTGGCAGTGTGCGGAAGATACTCAAGTACATTTATGTGATCCTTCTGGATTCCCTGGTGGTGACCGGGATGCTGTCCCTGATTTTTGAAACGGCAGGATTTTCCGGAAGCGGAAGCTCTTATGCGCTGCTGTTTTTCAATAATTTTGACTTTGCGGTTCTGTTGGGAGTCCCCATCCTGATATTTTTGGAACGTTTTCATCCCGACTACTATGTGCCTGGCGCAAAGCGCAGGAAAAAGGGGAGCTATCTTCGTTTTGACTGTATGCTCTTTGCAGCGGCGGCCCTGGGCCTGGGATGGTTCTGGATATCATTTTTGAGAGGAGCGCCGGTGGAAAGTATAAAAGCGCCGGCACTGCTTGCAGTTTCCATGGTCCTGGTGTTTCCATCAGTGGGAAAACCCTTTAATTTTGATAAAAAAGAGCAGCTCAGAAATATCCGGGAAGTAAAGACTACAATCAAGACAAAGGTGGTCATCGGGTTTTTGATGCTCGCCGTCATTTTTATCGCCTTTGTGGGCCTCACGGCTTATCATTCCCAGACAGGAGATGATACGCTGACCCATTGGCGCTATGTCTATCAGATAGTAGGCCTTGCGATCAATATTATTTTTGCCGTGGCGATCGTGTTCCTGTGGTATGTGGAGCGGAATATCGTCGACCCTCTGGAGAGATTGGCAGAAAACGTCAGGGAGTTCGCGGCCCAGCCCGCGGATTCGGGAGAGATACCAGAGCCAAAGATCACGGACATTGATACGGGGGATGAGATAACCCTTCTGGCAGATTCCTGCAATACCATGATGCGCGATATCACTGCCTATATGCACGACTTAAGGGCCGTCACTGCAGAAAAGGAGCGCATCGGGGCAGAGCTCTCCGTGGCGACTGAAATCCAGGCCTCGATGCTGCCCTGCATCTTTCCGGCGTTTCCGGAACGGCCGGAATTCGATATCTATGCTACCATGACCCCAGCGAAGGAAGTAGGAGGAGATTTCTATGATTTTTTCCTGGTGGATGATGATCATTTGGCGATAGTGATCGCCGACGTATCCGGAAAAGGAGTGCCGGCCGCCCTTTTTATGGTCATTGCCAAAACGCTTCTTAAAAACTGCGCTCAGACCGGCCTCTCTCCCAAGGCAGTATTGGAGAAGGTTAATAACCAGCTCTGTGAGAATAACGAAGCGCAGATGTTTGTGACCGTCTGGCTGGGAATCCTGGAAATCTCTGCCGGCCGCCTCACCTGTGCCAACGCGGGGCATGAGTATCCGGCTCTGAGAAAGGATGGCGGGGACTATGAACTCGTGAAGGATAAGCACGGATTTGTGCTGGCGGGCATGGAGGATGCCCGCTACCGGGAGTATGAGTTGGAACTCGGCCCCGGCGACAGCCTGTATGTCTATACGGACGGGGTGGCTGAGGCGACGGACGGGGACAATACGCTTTTTGGGACAGAGCGGATGCTGGAGTCTTTGAACCGCCACAAAGAAGCAGCGCCGGGAGAATTTCTTTCCCTTATCAAAGAAGATATCGACGCCTTTGTGGGCAGCGCCCCTCAGTTTGACGATATCACCATGGTGAGCCTGCGGCTCAGAGGAGCGAAGGAGAGAGGATCATGAAAGAGTTAACGGTGGCGGCCACTCTGGAGAATCTGAGTGCCGTACAGGACTTTATTGAACGGGAACTGGAACAGAATGACTGTCCCATGAAAGCCATTATGCAGATTTCCATAGCTGTGGAGGAAATCTATGTCAACATTGCTCACTACGCTTATAATCCTTCAGTCGGGAAGGCCACCATCCGATGCGAGGTCGGGGGAGAGCCGGTCCATGTGACTATTCAGTTCATGGACAGCGGAACGCCTTTTGATCCGCTGGCAAAGAAGGATGCCGACACGACCCTTTCCGCGGATGAGAGAGGGATCGGCGGGCTCGGCATACTCATGGTGAAAAAATCCATGGACCAGGTGGACTACGCTTATGAGAGCGGGAAAAACATTCTGACGATACGAAAGGAATTGAATAAATGACGGGCGGCATGGAGCAGTATGGCTGCGCGGTGGCCCTCCAGACGGCAGTGTCCATAGAGACCGCCGGCGTGATGCGGCTGTATGGGGAATGGCGGACTCTTCATTATCCGGGCGACAGCCAGATTTACTATGAGACAGAATTTGAGCGGGACGGAAAACACTTTCGTCTGGTCACGGCTCAGCAGGAGGAAATGGGGATGCCCGCGGCAGTGTCGCTTTCCCATAAGCTGATAGAACGGTTCCGTCCCAGGTACCTGATCATGCCGGGGATAGCCGCCGGGATAGGGGCGGAACAGATCTTCGGCGACGTGATTGCCGCCGACACGGTCTGGAACTATTCCTATGGAAAATTCGTCAGTGCCGATGAAGCGGGCATACAGTTTGGAACCGTGGGCTTTCTGCCGCGTCCCACCAGCCTCTATCTGGATAAGGAGGTAGAGCGTTACGTCCGAAGGGCCGCCAAAGCGCCGGACAATGAGTTCCATGTCCATATCGGCCCCATGGCCTGCGGCACGGCAGTCGTCTCCAACAGCGAGGTGGTGGAGAAACAGGTGAGGGCACAGTTTCCTCTGACGGCAGGACTTGATATGGAGTCCTACGGCGTCTTTTACGCGGCCCGCCACGCGTCGGGCCTTAAGCCGGAGCCGGTCGTAGTAAAAAGCATCTGTGATTTTGCCGACGAAGGAAAGAACCATATCTATCAGAAATTCGCGTCGTTTACCAGTTCGGAATTTGCCAGACTGCTTTATGAAAAGTATCTTCCGCTTGAATAAAGAAAGGTGTTTTTATGGAATTGACACAAGACCTGCTTAATGGACTGCTGGGCTGTGCGGAAGCCCTTTATATCGTGGAGGAAGTCAGCAAGACAGTTGTGTACATAAGCTGTTTTCCCAGTAGGAGCAAGACGGGAGGGCCATTTCTTGGCGAAGTCTGCTATAAGGCTTTTTTGGGGAGGGAGGAACCCTGCCCCTTCTGCCCTTCTCTGTCCGAAAATCAGGACGATGGAGCTCCCCCTTACACCTGGGATTATTTTGAACCGGATTCCGGGCAGTGGCTGAAGATCAAAAACCGCCTGGTCACGTCAAAAGGGATTCAGTACCGTGTTGGGAATATCAATGTCATCAGCGATATGATGGGACTCGGATGTGACGCAGTAAAGGAAGTCGGGATGATGCAGCGGCTCATCCTGGAAAGAGATGAGATGCGCGACCAGCTGTTTTATGAGCTGAGCCACGACCGGCTTACCGGACTTTTAAACAGGAACCAGTATAATCGGGACCTGGAAAGTGTCTACCGGGAACCGAAAGCGTATGGGATCCTGTATTTTGACCTGAATAACCTGAAGGAGGCGAATGACCGGTTTAATCATTCCGAGGGGGACGCCCTGCTCCGCCGACTGGCAGATTCCATTCGTACCGCTTTGTGTGAGGACCGATTCGGTTACCGGTTAGGCGGCGACGAGTTCCTGATCGTTTGGGCCGGATGCTCTAAAGAGGAGCTGAACCGTTGCAGGGATGATATCCTGCGGGAGCTGCGGCAGCGGGATGAAGGGCAGAGACTTGTCTGCAGCGTAGCGGTAGGGGATGCTTGGAACGGCTGTACGAAAGATCTGGAACAGCTGGTGTTGGAAGCAGATAAACGGATGTATGAGGAAAAGAGGAGAATCAAAGGCCATGGAACAGAATGAAGTGTTCAGAAAAACCAATTTGGAACGGATCTCATCGCCGGAGAAATTGAACGATTATATAAAGGTCATCAATCCCAGTGTCGTGATCATGCTGGCAGCATTGGGCCTTCTGCTGGCCGGAGGCCTGATATGGGGATTTTTGGGTAATATCCCTCTGACAGTCAGCGCTTCGGGAGCCTTTTATTCTGCTGAGGGAGACGAAACCTGTGACAGGCTGGCTGTGGTCGTACCTTCAGAAGATGCGGGAAGCCTGCAGACAGGGATGGAGGTTCAGGTTTCACCCAGCACGGCGGGGCGAGATTCCTACGGTTTTATCCGGGGAAAAATAGCGGAGATCGAGACGTATCCGGTGACGGAAGAAGAATTGACGGAGCTCTTGGGCAGCGAAAAGCTGCCGGAACTCATCATGCCGGATACGGCGGGAATTCTTGTGACGGTGGAGCTGGAGACGGATGAAAATACAGCGAGCGGCTTAAAATGGTCGTCCGTCAAAGGCAGAGAAGTGGCCGTCCGGCCCGGTACGACGGCCGCGGCCCTGGTGGTCCTTAAAAATCAGAAGCCGATCGATTTGATCCTGGAAAACTAAGGAGTTGGCAGATATGGTAAAACCGGTGAAAGTACCAGTGATCATACAGATGGAAGCTTTGGAGTGCGGCGCGGCTTCCCTGGCGATGATCATGGCGTATTATGAAAAATGGGTCCCGTTGGAACAGGTCCGTATTGCCTGCGGCGTTTCCAGGGACGGCAGCAGCTTAAAGGGTCTTAAGGCAGCCGCCGCGGAATACGGGTTCCAGGCAAAGGCTTATCGCTATGAGCTGGAGGCTGTGGGGGAAATTCCTGTTCCTGCGGTAATCCATTGGAATTTTAACCATTTTGTAGTGCTCTGCGGATTTACCCGGAAGGGAGCCGTCATCAACGACCCGGCCAGAGGGAGGACCGTCGTTTCCATGAAGGAATTTGACCGGGCCTTTACCGGCGTAGTCCTTTCCCTGGAACCGGGAGAGGACTTTGAAAAAAGCGGCGCGCCAAAGAGTATCTGGGGCTTTGTAAAAAAGCGCCTGGCCGGGACCAAGGCCGCGTTTGCCTTTATCATGGTCACGGCGCTGTTCATCGCGTGCATTGGCATCGTTCAGCCTCTATTCTCCAAAGTGTTCATGGACAGTATCTTAACAAGAGAACATGCGGAATGGCTGTATCCATTCATAGGGCTTTTGACCGCCGTGGTGCTTTTTCAGCTGGTGGTCACGTTTCTTAAAACAGTATACAGCAAGCGGCTGGAAGGGAAATTTGCCATTGTCGCCAATACGGGCTTTATCTGGCATGTGCTGCACCTGCCCATGAACTTTTTCTCACAGCGGAGCGCCGGAGATCTGGCGGGGAGGCAAGGGCTTAATCAGGGCATCACCAATACGCTGATATCGGAGATTGCTCCGACAATCCTGGATTTTATGACGCTTATCCTGTATTTGGTCATTATGATACGCTACAGTTTGATCCTGACCTTGGTAGGTCTTGTGACCGTCGCGGTCAATCTGTTTTCGGCACAGATCGTATCAAAGAAGATCATGAACATAAGCAGGGTTGCCATGCGGGAGCAAGGCAAGGTGCAGAGTGTCACCACCTCCGGCATAGAGATGGTGGAGACCATCAAGGCATCCGGCGCGGAGAACGGTTTTTTCCAGCGCTGGTCCGGGTATGTGGCGAGGGAAGCAGCAGAAAACAACAGGATGCTTTATGTGAACCTGTATATGAATTCCATTCCTCAGTTCCTCACCTCTCTGGCCAATATTTCCGTTCTGCTGATCGGGGCGCTGCTGATATTCGGCGGGAGCTTCACCGTCGGCATGCTGCTGGCTTTTCAGGGCTTCATCGGTCAGTTTATCGCGCCTGCGCTCACCCTGACCGCGGTCAGCTCTACTATACAGCAGATGCGCGCTTCCATGGAGCGCGTGGAGGATGTGATGGAATATCCCGCTGACAGGACAGAAGAGACGTCAGAGGCAGGGAGCCTCAAAGGAGCGCATAAGCTGTCGGGAGATATTGAGCTTGAGCACATCACCTTCGGATATAATACGATGCTCGCCCCTCTTATTGATGATTTCTGCATCCATATAAAGCCTGGCTCCAAGATCGCCTTTGTCGGCGGTTCCGGCTGCGGGAAATCCACCATGACAAAGCTGATCTCCGGACTCTATAAGCCATGGTCCGGCTCCATCCGTTTTGACGGCAGGCCGATGGACGAGATAAACCATATGATCTTCACCAGCTCTTTGGCGGTGATTGACCAGGATATCACACTGTTTCAGGATACCATCAGCAATAATATCAAAATGTGGGACGATTCCATCGAGGATTTTGAGGTCATCATGGCGGCCAAGGACGCCAGCATGCACGAAGAAATCATGCTTCGGGACGGCTACGGCTGTAAGCTGACCGAAGGCGGCAGGAACTTCTCCGGCGGACAGAGGCAGAGGCTGGAGATTGCCCGGGTGCTCGCCCAGGATCCCAGCATCGTCATCCTGGATGAGGCCACCAGCGCGCTGGATGCCAAGACGGAATACGAGGTCATCCATGCCATCAAGGAGCGGGGGATCACCTGCATCATCGTTGCCCACAGGCTGTCCACCATACGCGACTGCGATGAGATCATCGTGATGAATTACGGTGAGGTCGTGGAGCGGGGAACTCATGAGGAACTGATGAGTAACGGCGGGCTGTATACGCAGCTCATCACGACAGAATAAGGAGGAGGACTTCATGGGATGGTTTGAAGACCAGCTGCAGCAGCGGCAGGAAATGGATGACGAACTTTTCGTAAATGCGTTTTATGAGCTTTCCTCGGTAGTGATGCCTTCAGCCGGCGCACATGCCATGGAAGACGACATAGAAGCTTCAGGAAATGCCATTGTAGAGATTCTGCATTATCTGCATGCTCCTTCTGCGGAGATCCCTCCGGAGATCAAAAATCTGAATGACCGGTTGGAATACGCCCTGCGCCCCACCGGCATTATGCGCCGGCGGGTGGAGCTCACGGACACATGGTACCGGGACTCCATCAATCCGCTTCTGGCGGCCAAAAAGGATGGGACAGTCGTGGCGCTTCTTCCCAGCGGCGTCAGAGGATACCGCTATTTCGACCCGAAGAAAAAGCGGAGAGTCCGGGTCACAAAGAGGAATGTGGAAGAATTTGAACGAGATGCTTTCTGTTTTTATCAGGCGTTTCCTCAACGGGAGATGGGAATCCGGGATCTCCTGGTTTTCATCGCCCGCAGCCTGAGCGTGTGGGACTATGCTTATGCGGCGGCGATGACCCTCGTGATATCTCTCATCGGCCTGGTGACGCCCTACGCCACCCAGATTGTCTTTTCCAGCGTCATCCCGGCGGGAATCGCTTATTATCTGTTTCCCATCAGTGTGCTGTTGATCACGGCATTGGTAGCCAGCAATCTGTTCTCCATGTGCAGCAGTGTCCTGGACGCCAGGATTGAGCGGAAATTAAATATCGCGGTGAAAAGCGCCGCGATGGCGAGGCTTCTGTCACTGCAGCCGGGATTTTTTAAGGAATCGTCGGCAGGCGAGACGGCGAAGCGCCTGGAAAGTATAAGCAATCTCGCCAAAACCCTGGAGGATACTGTGATCAATACGGGACTTACGGCGCTCTTTTCCCTGGTCTATGTAGTCCAGATCATAAGCTTTTCAAAACCGCTTGCCATAGCGGGCTGTGCGATCCTCGGCCTGAATCTGCTCTACACAGTATTTGACAGCTACTTTCAGATGTCCTATTCCAGGAAGACGCTGAATGCGGATGCAAAGCTCAACGGTATGGTTTTCTCTATTTTCAATGGAATCCAGAAGATTAAGCTGTCCGGTTCGGAAAAGCGGATGTTCGGCAGATGGGCGAAGGAATATAAGGAATCGGCGAAGCTTTCTTATGATCCGCCGATGGTGGTGAAGCTGGGCCCGGTTGTGAGCGTACTGTTTTCTGCAGGAAGCCTGCTGGTGCTTTACACAGTGGCGGCGGTCTCCGGTGTGAGTCCAGCGACCTATATGGCGTTTACCGCTGCCTACGCTTCTGTCAGCACCGCGATCATGGGGCTGGCGCAGATTACGGGCGTTATAGCGAAAATAAAGCCCATGATGGAAATGGCTGAGCCGATCATGAAGGCAAGGCCGGATGTATCGGGGCATAAAAAGAGCGTCACAAAGCTGGGCGGAGGAATCGAACTCAGCAATATCACATTTCAGTATAAACAGGATGGACCGAAGATTCTTGACAATCTGTCCCTTAAGATCCGTCCGAACCAGTATGTAGCGGTAGTTGGCAAAACAGGATGCGGAAAATCTACGCTGATGCGTATTCTGCTGGGCTTCGAAAAGCCGCAGTCGGGGGCGGTCTATTACGATGGGAAGGACCTCGAGACGCTGGACGTGCGTTCTGTGCGGCGGAATATCGGGGTGGTAATGCAGAATGGAGCGCTTTTCGCAGGAGATATTTATTCCAATATTGTCGTTTCCGCGCCGTGGCTGACTCTGGAGGATGCCTGGGAAGCGGCGAGGATGGCCGGCATCGACGAGGACATCCGCAGGATGCCGATGAACATGCACACAGTTCTTTCCGAGGGAAGCGGCGGAATATCCGGAGGGCAGAAGCAGCGGCTGATGATCGCCCGCGCCATCGCTCCGGGGCCTAAGATCGTCATGTTCGACGAAGCGACTTCGGCGCTTGACAATATCACCCAGAAGCAGGTCTCCCAATCCCTGGACGGTCTGCACAGCACCAGGATCATCATAGCGCACCGGCTGTCCACCATCAAACAGTGTGACCGCATCATCCTGTTAGACCAGGGAAAGATCGCGGAGGACGGTACCTTTGACGAGCTGGTTGCCCAAAACGGGCAGTTTGCGGAGCTGGTGCGGCGGCAGATGGTATAGAAATAAAAATAGAAAGAAAGTGAGACACTCCGTTCTTCTGACCGTATATATAAGCAGAAGGCAGAGAAACAAAAGTCCAGAAAAAGAAAAGGAGATATTCAGATGAGTGAAGAGAAGAAATTTACGGAATTAAGTGAAGAAGCGACGGAGTCCGTGGATGGCGGTACGGCAGGCGTTTACTGCGGCAAGCGGATCATCACGGCTTTCGGAAAGGCATGCGGTGACTATTCGCCGGGCAGAAACTTTTTCAACCAAAGGGTCATTGCCATCAGCGGTACCTGCGGAGCGTGCAGACATATGGTCAGGTGCGACGGCTGGCATGTGTGCGACGCCAGGATCATTTCCGGCGGCGAGTAAAGCCGGAGTATTAGCCTGTATGTAAAATAATTTACATAAATAACCAATCTTAAGGAGGAAATGAACATGAGTGAAGAAAAGAAAGCAATGGAACTGACGGATGAGGAATTACAGTCTGTAGACGGCGGCAGAGCGGCATACGGCGGCCACAGGATCGTGACCGGAATAACGAAGGCCTGCGGAGATTACGCTCCCGGCTCGAACTTCTACAACAGGAAGATCCTGGCTGTCAGCGGTACATGCGGCGCATGTTCTCATTTGATGAAAGAAGACGGCTGGCATCTTTGCGGTTTTCACAAGGACTGATCTTAAAGGAAGTCAGACGAATTGTGCGGGCGTTTCGGTGAAACGCCCGCGTATTCGCGTATAAAGGAGACAGGAATGAAACGAAGCTGGGTGCGAAGAGATTTTTCGGCTGACAGCCCGATCCGGGAGACACTTCTTTTAAAACTGCTTAAACAGTCTTCTGCGGTCAGGGAGATCCCGGACCAGTATGACGAATGGATCGCCGCAGCCGGAATCCCGGAGGAAGAGCGGTCTGCCATGGACAAGGGCCTTTTCAGAAAAAAGGAATGACGGTAATGGAACGAGGAAAGGGTACTTTATGAAGAAGCGGTCCGGGAGGAAGAGAGAATGTCAGTCGATCTGGAGTCAAAGGACGGGATAAGCTGTATGTACGAACAGTATTTTCCCAAAATCTACAATTATGTGTATTACCGGGTTTATGACCATGAGATTTGCGGAGACATCGTCAGCGGTATTTTTCTGAAGGTATTGGAGCATGCACGGGACTACGACCCGCAGAAAGCCGGATTTTCCACATGGATTTATGCCATAGCGCGCCATGCGGTCGTCGATTATTACCGCAGGGCAAGGCAGCCTGCGGATAATTTGGACGATTTTATGGATACGCTCGCCTGTTCTCTGGATTTTGAAGAGGCATACCGTATATATTCTGAGGAAATGCACGGAGAGATCATGAGCCTGCTCGGAGTGCTGAGCGAAACAGAACAGAATGTCATATATATGCGCTATTTTGAAGGGCGGAGCGGCAGGGAGACAGCCTTTTCACTGGGATTAAACCCCAGTACGGAACGGACTCTCCATGGCCGCGCCCTCAAAAAAATGCTCCGATTTTTCAGAGAGCAGGGCATATCCCTGGAGGATATGGTCTGAGAGACAGGATAAAGATAAGGAGGAATCGAGAATGAAAGAAGAAAAGATGACAAATAGGAACGGCTTTTCCGCTTTGTCCGACGAGGCTCTGGACGGCGTAACAGGCGGTCTGAGGAGCATGGACTGGCGCACCTGCAAAACCTGCGGCTATTTGGGCGGGGGATGGCTGTTTACCGATGGAAACCGAAACGTCAGATGCCCCGAGTGCGGGGCAAAGCAGTCAGCCTGGTAGAAGGCGGCAGAAAAAGATACGCAGAAATACCTCGTGGGAATGGCAGAGGATTTTATATAAGCATTGGACATTGTGGCAAATAAGAAGTAAAATACAGATGTAGCCAGATATGGAATCATTTCTCTGGCGCATCTGTTTTTTGATGTGGGGAAGCAGCTTAAAACAATCTTGAACATGAAAAGAAAGTGAGGAAAGGAATATGAGTAAAATATTGGTGGCATATTTTTCGGCAAGTGGAGTCACTGCCAAATTGGCAAAGAAACTGGCTTCGGCGATAGACGGGGACCTGCACGAGATCGTACCGGAACAACCGTATACGGCGGCCGACCTGGACTGGATGAACAAAAAAAGCCGCAGCAGTATTGAAATGAATGATAAGTCTTTCCGCCCTGCCGTTGCGAATAAGGTTCCCAATATGGGGAAATATGATGTCCTCTATATTGGATTTCCCATATGGTGGTACGTTGCGCCTTCGATCATCAATACATTTTTGGAGTCCTATGATCTGGAAGGAAAGACTGTCATCCCCTTTGCGACCTCGGGGAGCAGCGGAATGGGTCAGACCAACGAAGAATTGAAGGTATCCTGTCCAGGCGCGCTTCTCAAAGAAGGGAAACGCTTTAATGCGGATGCGGAAACGGCAGAACTTAAGAAATGGGCGGACAGCTTCGGGCTGTAAAGAAGCGGAGAGCCTGTTGGCAGATAAATAAAAGAAAGAAGAGTGAGGACAGTGCGAATGGATCATTTAGGAAAAGAAATCAGAAAACTGGGTTTTGGCATGATGCGGCTGCCGCAGAAGGACGGCAGGATTGATATCGAACAGACCAAACAGATGGTGGATATGTTTTTAGAAGCCGGTTTTACATATTTTGACACTGCGTGGGCATATGCCGGCAGCGAGGACGCGGTCCGTCAGGCGCTGGTGGAGCGCTATCCCCGTGACAGATTTCAGTTGGCGACTAAAAACGCGGCGTGGATCGACTGTAAAAGCAGAGAGGATGCGGCCAGGCAGTTTGACGTTTCTTTGGAGCAGACAGGGGCGGGCTATTTTGATTTTTACCTGCTGCATAATTTGGGAGAGGGCCGCACCCATTTCTTCAATGACTTCGATATGTGGAGCTTTGTGCGGGAGAAAAAAGAGCAGGGGCTGATCAAACACATCGGATTTTCATTCCATTCCACGCCGGAGGAGCTGGATGAGCTTCTGACCAGGCATCCGGAAATGGAGTTTGTACAGCTCCAGATCAATTATGCCGACTGGGATTATCCGGCGGTGCAGTCCCGCCGCTGCTATGAGGTGGCGAGGAAACACGGAAAGCCGGTGGTGATCATGGAGCCGGTGAAGGGCGGCATGCTGGCCAATCCTCCGGAATCGGTCCAAAAGATTTTTAAAGCCGCTGAGCCGGACAGATCCATCGCATCCTGGGCCATCCGTTTTGCCGCTGATCTGGAAGGCGTGATCACGGTGCTGTCCGGTATGAGCGATCTGGAGCAGATGCAGGATAATCTTTCTTACATGAAGGAGTTTACCGGTCTTTCGGCGGAAGAGAGGGAAACCCTTAAAACCGCGCAGAAAGAGATCGCCCGG belongs to Qiania dongpingensis and includes:
- a CDS encoding PP2C family protein-serine/threonine phosphatase; amino-acid sequence: MNVILDSLRDKKNWLRLVLSAVLFFAVALPFRQLLSLMPGITEIRPANVIPPVLGLMWGPAAAFGTAIGNLISDMISGSNAFVCIMGFLANFFYAYLPYKLWYSFRVDEKDLYPTLGSVRKILKYIYVILLDSLVVTGMLSLIFETAGFSGSGSSYALLFFNNFDFAVLLGVPILIFLERFHPDYYVPGAKRRKKGSYLRFDCMLFAAAALGLGWFWISFLRGAPVESIKAPALLAVSMVLVFPSVGKPFNFDKKEQLRNIREVKTTIKTKVVIGFLMLAVIFIAFVGLTAYHSQTGDDTLTHWRYVYQIVGLAINIIFAVAIVFLWYVERNIVDPLERLAENVREFAAQPADSGEIPEPKITDIDTGDEITLLADSCNTMMRDITAYMHDLRAVTAEKERIGAELSVATEIQASMLPCIFPAFPERPEFDIYATMTPAKEVGGDFYDFFLVDDDHLAIVIADVSGKGVPAALFMVIAKTLLKNCAQTGLSPKAVLEKVNNQLCENNEAQMFVTVWLGILEISAGRLTCANAGHEYPALRKDGGDYELVKDKHGFVLAGMEDARYREYELELGPGDSLYVYTDGVAEATDGDNTLFGTERMLESLNRHKEAAPGEFLSLIKEDIDAFVGSAPQFDDITMVSLRLRGAKERGS
- a CDS encoding GGDEF domain-containing protein, which produces MELTQDLLNGLLGCAEALYIVEEVSKTVVYISCFPSRSKTGGPFLGEVCYKAFLGREEPCPFCPSLSENQDDGAPPYTWDYFEPDSGQWLKIKNRLVTSKGIQYRVGNINVISDMMGLGCDAVKEVGMMQRLILERDEMRDQLFYELSHDRLTGLLNRNQYNRDLESVYREPKAYGILYFDLNNLKEANDRFNHSEGDALLRRLADSIRTALCEDRFGYRLGGDEFLIVWAGCSKEELNRCRDDILRELRQRDEGQRLVCSVAVGDAWNGCTKDLEQLVLEADKRMYEEKRRIKGHGTE
- a CDS encoding ATP-binding protein, coding for MEYQEIIRKTYRTFFIPTAISTMGTAVMSLLNILFAGLFFGGKGSYVVGLALPVMIFTNIITYFFGVGGGIAVSIRQGQGDKKEASRIFTAAVFGTAVLGILALIFGVLMSGSLLPLLGARTFSEQDAAGEYVRILFMGMPFLLLCGVLNAFIRNDSHPGVAMAGTLISIFSNLILLWLFIGGMKLPVSCIAAASVISNGLCVLFYLGYFLSGRSVLRFRIGFRAGNLKEIAQPGFAGSMIFLAQTILTVIINNVLLDVSGTSGIAAYGVVKYAVTFIYAVYDSVNHAAQPMFSVYYGEQDVKSIRLTAKTAGRVLACGAVLLCLLLCAGAPYLSLLFSLNVTAAVRMIGLSCLFSSAAAFLNSLYRSTGKPGLSLIFTVLDNLLFPALFIWVLVYGAGLSENGVWASLLLSEVLTLLTAVLVTKGSLLQIRASEIPEDRIYQTLILNEEANIVALNEEIEAFCNKNGIDGKKQYYILLCIEEIAVNIIKYGFKDGKKHYIDIRIAVGEQVLLNIRDDAVQFDPTAKKDADITAGAESRDIGGLGIYLVKKVAKEFSYKRVIGFNNLHIVL
- a CDS encoding 5'-methylthioadenosine/S-adenosylhomocysteine nucleosidase family protein; amino-acid sequence: MTGGMEQYGCAVALQTAVSIETAGVMRLYGEWRTLHYPGDSQIYYETEFERDGKHFRLVTAQQEEMGMPAAVSLSHKLIERFRPRYLIMPGIAAGIGAEQIFGDVIAADTVWNYSYGKFVSADEAGIQFGTVGFLPRPTSLYLDKEVERYVRRAAKAPDNEFHVHIGPMACGTAVVSNSEVVEKQVRAQFPLTAGLDMESYGVFYAARHASGLKPEPVVVKSICDFADEGKNHIYQKFASFTSSEFARLLYEKYLPLE
- a CDS encoding ATP-binding protein, with product MKELTVAATLENLSAVQDFIERELEQNDCPMKAIMQISIAVEEIYVNIAHYAYNPSVGKATIRCEVGGEPVHVTIQFMDSGTPFDPLAKKDADTTLSADERGIGGLGILMVKKSMDQVDYAYESGKNILTIRKELNK